GTAGGTTTCTATCCAGGTAGAGGTGATATATACCTTGAAATTGCCAAAAATCTGGATTTACTAGGCAGAGTATATAAAGAAGTTGCTTTCAATTATGTAGATGAAGTTGATCCTGAAAAATTCCTGCGTGCCGGAATTCAGGGAATGCTTTCTTCACTTGATCCATATACTATCTTCATAGATGAAAAAAAGATTGAAGATATAGATCTCATTACTAATGGTAAATATGGCGGAGTTGGAATTTCAATCGGACTTCGTGGTGAAGAGGTAACTGTTGTAGAAGTGATGGATGGATATGCAGCACAACGCCAGGGAATACAAATTGGCGATGTAATTATTGAAGCAGCTGGAACAAGTATTACGCCAGACAACATTGATGATATTTCATCGCTTGTTAAAGGTGAGCCCGGAACTACAATTGAACTTAGAGTTGTGAGGAATGAATTAAGAGACACGTTGTCTTTCAATCTTGTTCGTGAAGAAGTGATTGTGAAGAACATTACTTATTCAGAATTTTATCCGGAAAATAGTAATAACGTTTATATTAAGCTCTCTAACTTCAGCAGAGCTGCAAGCGATGAAATAAAGAAGACAATAAAAGAACTTCAGGAAAAAAAGCCAATTAATTCGATTGTTCTGGACTTACGTGGAAACCCCGGAGGTTTACTCGATATTGCTGTTGATGTTTGCGATAAATTTCTTACTCGGGATTTGTTAGTGGTTTCAACCAGAGGCCGTGACCAGGGAACCGAGAAAAAGTATTATTCAGTTGAAGAACCTGTGGTTGCGAGTAATGTTAATATGGTAGTTCTTATTAATGGAGGAAGTGCTTCTGCTTCTGAAATTGTTGCGGGTGCGCTTCAG
This region of bacterium genomic DNA includes:
- a CDS encoding S41 family peptidase; amino-acid sequence: MKKKFILIPGLLLIFIFAVGFYPGRGDIYLEIAKNLDLLGRVYKEVAFNYVDEVDPEKFLRAGIQGMLSSLDPYTIFIDEKKIEDIDLITNGKYGGVGISIGLRGEEVTVVEVMDGYAAQRQGIQIGDVIIEAAGTSITPDNIDDISSLVKGEPGTTIELRVVRNELRDTLSFNLVREEVIVKNITYSEFYPENSNNVYIKLSNFSRAASDEIKKTIKELQEKKPINSIVLDLRGNPGGLLDIAVDVCDKFLTRDLLVVSTRGRDQGTEKKYYSVEEPVVASNVNMVVLINGGSASASEIVAGALQDHDRAVILGTQSFGKGLVQTITPLSYNTSLKITTAKYYTPSGRSIQRIDYSEGSEVIKSLLKESENKFFTDNNRPVYSKGGITPDTTVEFTIKGELTKSLLAQGLFFKYANNFYFNNPDSKYSELNDQKLFSEFREYLNMEDFKYTSQTEIEIDNLIKNADDKSEIKSELLNIKKELADLCEKEMQIYKDEILREIKSEIAARYLGMEGRIREQLKSDLQLQTAVEVLSNNQVYNKLLNVR